A window of Grus americana isolate bGruAme1 chromosome 21, bGruAme1.mat, whole genome shotgun sequence contains these coding sequences:
- the MRTO4 gene encoding mRNA turnover protein 4 homolog: MPKSKRDRKVSLTRTPRKGLEAKQALIAELRRCVDTYKYIYVFSVANMRNNKLKDVRNAWKHSRIFFGKNKVMMVALGREPSSEYKENLHKVSKRLRGEVGLLFTNRTKDEVDEWFSKFREVDFARAGNKATYTVSLDTGPLEQFPHSMEPQLRQLGLPTALKKGVVTLLSDYEVCKEGEVLTPEQARVLKLFGYEMAEFKVTIKFLWNSETGDFQKLVGDAAEKEEEEDDAAADDDDSSED; encoded by the exons ATGCCGAAGTCCAAGCGGGACCGCAAAG TGTCCCTGACGCGGACGCCCAGGAAGGGGTTGGAGGCCAAGCAGGCGCTGATCGCTGAG CTGCGGCGATGCGTGGACACCTACAAGTACATCTACGTCTTCTCCGTTGCCAACATGAGGAACAACAAGCTGAAGGACGTCCGGAACGCCTGGAAGCACAGCAG GATCTTCTTTGGGAAGAACAAAGTCATGATGGTGGCGTTGGGACGTGAGCCGAGCAGCGAGTACAAGGAAAATCTGCACAAG GTCAGCAAACGCCTGAGAGGTGAGGTCGGGCTCCTCTTCACCAACCGCACCAAAGACGAGGTGGACGA GTGGTTCTCCAAATTCAGAGAGGTGGACTTTGCCCGCGCAGGGAACAAGGCGACGTACACGGTGAGCCTGGACACGGGGCCCTTGGAGCAGTTCCCCCACTCCATGGAGCCTCAGTTACGGCAGCTGGGGTTGCCAACGGCATTAAAGAAAG GAGTGGTGACGTTACTGTCAGACTACGAAGTCTGCAAAGAAGGGGAGGTTCTCACCCCCGAACAAGCCCGCGTCCTG AAACTCTTTGGCTACGAGATGGCGGAGTTTAAAGTCACCATCAAATTTCTGTGGAATTCTGAGACGGGAGACTTCCAAAAGCTTGTGGGAGATGCAGcggagaaagaggaagaggaggatgatgctgctgctgatgATGATGACAGCAGTGAGGACTAG
- the EMC1 gene encoding ER membrane protein complex subunit 1: MAAGLWALLLPLAAAVYEDQVGKFDWRQQYVGKLKFASLEASQGSKKLIVATEKNVVAALNSRSGEILWRHVDKGTPEGAIDAMLIHGQDAITVSNAGRILRSWETNIGGLNWETSLDTGSFQVASLVGLQDVVKYVAVLKKAAISLHYLSNGHQKWVEHLPESESTQYQLVYSHGTGVIHVLGVVPQSHLNILTFSVEDGEITKQIRVAAPWLKSLNGMCGMVGEAVLVCVDVDTHSLYVCSLETEQEMKQIPLQSLDLEFADAFQPRILATQPNVISASRTQFFLQLTPSHFALLQYKHGLLSHLRDFQQAALVSFATTGEKTVAAVLTCRSELKPGSSDGLLAGSTLEDSRKQESLTCSNQTYNINLYLVETGQRLLDTTITFNLEQSGAKPQQLYIQVFLKKDDSVGYRALVQTEDHMLMFLQQPGKVVWSREESLAEVVSLEMVDLPLTGAQAELEGEFGKKADGLLGMFLKRLSSQLILLQAWTAHLWKMFYDARKPRSQIKNEINIDNLARDEFNLQKMMVMVTASGKLFGIESSSGTILWKQYLRNVRPGSAFKLMVQRTTAHFPHPPQCTLLVKDKETKMSFLYVFNPIFGKRSQVAPPVLKRPIFQTLLLPIMDQDYAKVLLLIDDEYKVTAFPATKNVLRQLEEIAHTIFFYLVDAEQGKLSGFRLKKDLTTEESWEVVIPTEVQRIVTVKGKRSNEHVHSQGRVMGDRSVLYKSLNPNLLAVVTESTDTHHERTFIGIYLIDGVTGRIIHSSVQKKAKGPVHIVHSENWVVYQYWNTKARRNEFTVLELYEGTEQYNATAFSSLDRPILPQVLQQSYIFPSAISAMEATITERGITSRHLLIGLPSGAILSLPKALLDPRRPEIPTEQSREENLIPYSPDVQIHAERFINYNQTISRMRGIYTAPSGLESTCLVVAYGLDIYQTRVYPSKQFDVLKDDYDYVLISSVLFGLVFATMITKRLAQVKLLNRAWR; the protein is encoded by the exons ATGGCGGCGGGGTTGtgggcgctgctgctgccgctggcGGCCGCTGTCTATGAGGACCAAGTGGGCAAGTTCGACTG GAGGCAGCAGTACGTGGGGAAGCTCAAGTTCGCCTCCTTGGAGGCCTCGCAGGGTTCGAAGAAGCTCATCGTGGCCACCGAGAAAAATGTCGTGGCTGCTCTGAACTCCAGGAGCGGCGAAATCC TGTGGCGCCATGTGGACAAGGGAACCCCCGAAGGAGCAATAGATGCGATGCTGATCCACGGGCAGG ATGCCATCACTGTGTCCAATGCTGGACGTATTCTGCGTTCCTGGGAGACCAACATCGGAGGGTTGAACTGGGAGACATCACTGGACACCGGCAG TTTCCAGGTGGCTAGTTTGGTTGGGCTACAGGATGTGGTGAAATATGTGGCCGTCCTGAAGAAGGCAGCCATCTCTCTTCACTACCTTTCCAACGGGCACCAGAAATGGGTGGAACACTTACCAGAAAg TGAGAGTACTCAGTACCAGTTGGTGTATTCCCATGGGACTGGAGTGATCCATGTGCTTGGAGTCGTTCCCCAGAGCCACTTGAACATTTTAACGTTCAGCGTAGAAGATGGAGAAATTACAAAACAG ATCAGAGTGGCAGCCCCGTGGCTGAAGAGCTTAAACGGCATGTGCGGCATGGTGGGGGAGGCAGTGCTGGTGTGTGTGGACGTGGACACGCACTCACTCTACGTTTGCTCCTTGGAGACGGAGCAGGAGATGAAGCAGATCCCACTGCAG TCGCTTGACCTGGAGTTTGCCGATGCTTTCCAGCCCAGGATATTGGCCACTCAACCCAATGTAATCAGTGCTTCGCGGACTcagtttttcctgcagctgaCTCCAAGCCACTTCGCTTTGCTGCAGTACAAACATGGGCTGCTCAGCCACCTTCGGGACTTCCAGCAG gcaGCTCTGGTGAGTTTTGCAACAACTGGGGAGAAGACTGTAGCAGCTGTCCTGACCTGCAGGAGTGAACTG AAACCTGGAAGTTCTGATGGCCTTCTTGCTGGAAGTACTCTGGAGGATTCCCGGAAGCAG GAATCCTTAACCTGTTCCAATCAAACCTACAATATTAATCTCTACCTGGTTGAAACTGGACAAAGATTGTTAGATACCACGATTACCTTTAACCTGGAGCAGAGTGGTGCCAAGCCACAGCAG CTATACATCCAGGTTTTCCTGAAGAAGGATGACTCCGTGGGCTATCGAGCCTTGGTGCAAACAGAAGACCACATGCTAATgttcctccagcagccag gaaaagTTGTATGGAGTCGAGAGGAGTCATTAGCAGAAGTGGTAAGCTTGGAGATGGTGGATCTACCTCTGACAGGTGCACAGGCTGAGTTGGAGGGAGAGTTTGGAAAGAAAGCAG ATGGTTTGCTGGGGATGTTTCTGAAGCGGCTGTCCTCCCAACTTATCTTGCTGCAAGCCTGGACTGCCCATCTTTGGAAGATGTTCTATGATGCCCGGAAACCCCGGAGCCAgattaaaaatgagattaaCATTGACAATTTGGCCAGAGATGAATTCAACCTCCAGAAAATGATGGTGATGGTCACTGCTTCGGGAAAG CTTTTTGGTATTGAAAGCAGTTCTGGCACCATCCTGTGGAAGCAGTATCTCAGGAACGTAAGACCAGGCTCCGCCTTTAAGCTGATGGTCCAAAGAACAACAGCCCATTTCCCACACCCCCCACAATGTACTTTGCTTGTTAAGGACAAG gaaactAAAATGAGCTTTCTGTATGTCTTTAACCCCATCTTTGGGAAGAGAAGTCAAGTAGCTCCCCCTGTTTTGAAGCGTCCAATTTTTCAGACTTTGCTTCTGCCTATTATGGATCAAGACTATGCCAAAGTACTACTCTTGATCGATGATGAGTACAAG GTTACAGCTTTTCCAGCAACTAAAAATGTTCTTCGCCAGTTAGAAGAAATAGCCCATACTATCTTTTTTTATCTAGTGGATGCTGAGCAGGGAAAACTCTCCGGATTTAGGCTGAAAAAG gaCCTGACAACAGAGGAGAGTTGGGAGGTGGTCATACCCACCGAAGTCCAGAGGATAGTGACTGTGAAAGGGAAGAGGTCCAACGAGCACGTGCACTCCCAGGGCCGCGTGATGGGAGACCGCAGTGTTCTCTACAAG tccttGAACCCAAACCTGCTTGCTGTGGTAACGGAGAGCACAGATACGCATCATGAGCGCACTTTCATTGGAATATATCTGATTGATGGAGTCACAGGCAGGATCATCCACTCATCGGTACAGAAGAAAGCGAAGGGACCGGTCCACATCGTCCATTCAGAGAACTGGGTGGTG TACCAGTACTGGAACACAAAGGCACGGCGGAACGAGTTCACTGTGTTGGAGCTATACGAGGGGACGGAGCAATACAATGCCACAGCCTTCAGCTCCCTCGACCGCCCGATTTTACCTCAGGTCCTCCAGCAATCTTACATCTTCCCTTCTGCTATCAGTGCCATGGAGGCCACCATCACCGAGCGTGGCATCACCAGCCGTCACTTGCTCA TTGGGCTTCCCTCCGGAGCCATCCTCTCTCTTCCAAAGGCTCTGCTTGATCCTCGCCGCCCAGAGATCCCTACGGAACAAAGCAG agAAGAGAACCTGATTCCATACTCCCCTGATGTCCAAATCCATGCTGAGAGGTTTATCAACTACAATCAAACCATATCTCGAATGAGAGGGATTTATACGGCCCCCTCCGGCCTGGAGTCCACTTGTCTG GTTGTTGCGTATGGCCTGGACATCTACCAGACCCGAGTGTACCCATCGAAGCAGTTTGATGTCCTAAAAGACGACTATGACTACGTGCTGATAAGCAGCGTTCTCTTTGGGCTGGTTTTTGCTACGATGATCACAAAGAGACTTGCTCAGGTGAAGCTGCTGAACCGCGCCTGGCGGTAG